In Candidatus Brocadia sp., one genomic interval encodes:
- a CDS encoding clan AA aspartic protease — MGIVNTKVILKNPRRLELEPVETEALVDTRSIHLCIPDHIKIQLGLEEIDKKEVTLADGSKKLVPYVGPIELRFKHRVGFAGALVMGDRMLFGAIPMEDMDLVVVPRTRMIDVNPNSPNIATSIAK, encoded by the coding sequence ATGGGTATCGTAAACACAAAGGTAATCTTGAAAAATCCAAGAAGGCTTGAATTAGAACCGGTTGAAACCGAAGCGTTGGTGGATACAAGGTCGATACACTTATGCATTCCCGATCATATCAAAATACAACTTGGATTAGAGGAGATTGACAAAAAAGAAGTGACTTTAGCGGACGGAAGCAAGAAGCTGGTTCCTTACGTTGGTCCAATTGAATTACGGTTCAAGCATCGGGTCGGATTTGCCGGTGCACTGGTCATGGGAGATCGGATGCTATTCGGAGCAATACCCATGGAAGATATGGATCTGGTTGTTGTCCCTAGAACCAGAATGATAGATGTAAATCCGAACAGTCCCAATATTGCAACATCAATAGCTAAGTAA
- the moaC gene encoding cyclic pyranopterin monophosphate synthase MoaC: protein MSQLTHFDEQGASRMVDVSNKEITDRIAIAHAKVVMKPETFQLVMDKKIQKGDVLEVARVAGIMAAKQTFTLIPMCHPLNLTSVKIDYTNNSVNEIEVFSEVRVTGKTGVEMEAITAATVCAITIYDMCKSVDKGMVISDIHLVKKSGGKSGTFVFGKDF from the coding sequence ATGTCACAGTTAACCCATTTTGACGAACAGGGCGCATCCCGCATGGTGGATGTCAGTAATAAAGAAATTACGGACAGAATTGCCATTGCCCATGCAAAGGTTGTTATGAAACCGGAGACATTCCAGCTTGTGATGGATAAAAAAATACAGAAAGGAGATGTGCTGGAGGTGGCCAGAGTTGCGGGCATTATGGCGGCAAAGCAAACCTTTACCCTGATTCCTATGTGCCATCCACTCAATTTAACGAGTGTAAAGATTGATTATACGAATAATTCCGTGAATGAAATTGAAGTATTTTCAGAAGTTCGAGTTACCGGGAAAACTGGGGTGGAAATGGAGGCGATTACCGCGGCGACTGTTTGTGCGATTACGATATACGATATGTGCAAATCCGTAGATAAAGGGATGGTAATCAGCGATATTCATCTGGTGAAAAAATCGGGCGGGAAGAGTGGGACATTTGTTTTTGGTAAAGATTTCTAA
- a CDS encoding metallophosphatase family protein gives MKNAILSDIHSNVDALLAVMEKIVEKEGNIDRLLIAGDIVGYGASPNECCDIVRYLIYGRKKVSLENISKIVAQPYLDSKQQDNLLNAIMVLEKKGIAISGNHDREAVGEPSLTTEMNPIAMTAVNWTKGVLKKENIKFLKGLSLRMKFSKEDFEIVHSTPSYPQGYEYVRNASVLRYTTLWSRVTFGGHTHRPSAYIYTKETRTVNASVLVPADNYDMRLMLIEKQSTNKAESFDIDSNKEWKYYINVGSVGQPRDGNPQACYVMFDSAAKHLDFRRVPYNAEAASKKITEAKLPSELAERVLKGV, from the coding sequence GTGAAAAACGCCATTTTATCAGACATTCACAGCAACGTAGATGCCTTACTGGCTGTAATGGAAAAAATCGTTGAAAAAGAAGGTAACATTGACAGGCTATTGATCGCTGGCGATATTGTTGGCTACGGCGCATCGCCAAATGAGTGCTGTGACATTGTCCGCTACTTAATCTACGGCAGAAAAAAGGTCTCTCTAGAGAACATCAGTAAAATCGTTGCACAACCATACCTCGACTCCAAACAGCAGGACAATCTGCTCAATGCTATTATGGTATTGGAAAAGAAAGGTATTGCTATTAGTGGTAACCATGATAGAGAGGCCGTTGGCGAACCATCCCTCACGACCGAAATGAATCCCATAGCAATGACTGCCGTAAACTGGACCAAAGGGGTGTTGAAAAAGGAGAATATAAAATTTTTGAAGGGTCTTTCCTTAAGGATGAAATTTAGCAAGGAAGATTTTGAAATCGTACATAGTACGCCTTCATATCCCCAAGGATACGAATATGTCCGGAATGCAAGCGTGTTAAGGTATACAACTCTATGGTCAAGGGTAACCTTTGGAGGTCATACGCATCGCCCTTCAGCGTATATTTATACAAAAGAAACGAGAACGGTAAATGCCTCTGTCCTTGTTCCGGCAGATAATTACGACATGAGACTGATGCTTATTGAAAAGCAGTCAACGAATAAGGCAGAATCTTTCGATATCGATTCAAACAAGGAATGGAAATATTACATCAATGTGGGTTCGGTGGGTCAGCCGCGGGATGGGAATCCACAAGCATGTTATGTGATGTTCGATTCTGCCGCAAAACATCTCGACTTCAGACGGGTGCCGTATAATGCGGAAGCCGCTTCCAAAAAAATAACAGAGGCAAAACTGCCGAGTGAATTGGCAGAAAGGGTATTAAAGGGGGTTTAG
- a CDS encoding DUF3147 domain-containing protein: MQLKSFILYFILGGTIVSVVTYMGSQGKGLLAAFVATFPTMTVLTFTLIYNKAGQASTVHYAKGLLLMTPPWILYVLCLIFLLPRWGFIKSLIVGVMTYMVLAGVVGIVVKHYK, translated from the coding sequence ATGCAACTAAAGAGCTTCATACTATACTTTATTCTTGGCGGCACCATCGTAAGTGTGGTGACATATATGGGTTCCCAGGGAAAGGGCCTGCTAGCCGCCTTTGTTGCAACTTTTCCTACCATGACCGTACTGACTTTTACCCTGATTTATAACAAGGCAGGGCAGGCCTCCACGGTTCATTACGCCAAGGGACTCCTCCTGATGACTCCGCCCTGGATTCTCTACGTCTTGTGCCTTATCTTCCTGCTACCCCGGTGGGGGTTTATAAAATCGCTTATTGTTGGCGTAATGACTTACATGGTTCTTGCAGGCGTTGTCGGTATTGTCGTAAAGCATTATAAATAA
- a CDS encoding tetratricopeptide repeat protein yields the protein MRMNMVIPLMLFVLVNVGYCQDHDNDESLDAAIKAFQQAVEKNPNYAEAHYNLGIAYSEKGMSEDAIREYKKTLEIEPNFVRAYSNLGVLYYEMGRLDEAIEALKKAIAASPQYVEAHYNLGIVYHEKKQYPDAVAAFKKAVEINPKFERGYYNLGVTYASMDAMDESLVAFKKTVEINPKYSDAYYNMGVAYAKKDLLDEAIKSLQKALELNPNDDKSHFALGVIYQAKRKVKNIR from the coding sequence ATGAGAATGAATATGGTTATACCGCTCATGCTGTTCGTTTTAGTAAATGTGGGTTATTGCCAGGATCATGATAATGATGAGTCTTTGGATGCTGCGATCAAGGCATTTCAACAGGCAGTAGAAAAAAACCCTAATTATGCTGAGGCGCACTACAACCTTGGGATTGCGTATAGTGAAAAAGGAATGTCAGAAGATGCCATTCGTGAATACAAAAAAACGCTGGAGATTGAACCCAATTTTGTCAGGGCATATAGTAATCTCGGAGTGCTGTATTATGAAATGGGTCGGTTAGATGAAGCCATTGAAGCACTTAAAAAGGCTATCGCCGCATCTCCTCAATATGTGGAGGCACATTATAACCTGGGAATTGTTTATCATGAAAAAAAGCAATACCCTGATGCCGTTGCAGCCTTTAAAAAGGCAGTGGAGATTAATCCAAAATTTGAAAGAGGGTATTATAATTTAGGTGTCACGTACGCATCTATGGATGCTATGGATGAATCCCTCGTCGCATTTAAGAAGACCGTGGAAATTAACCCTAAATATTCAGACGCCTACTATAATATGGGTGTTGCCTATGCAAAGAAGGACCTCCTTGACGAGGCTATTAAGTCTCTGCAAAAAGCCCTGGAACTCAACCCAAATGATGATAAATCTCATTTCGCTTTGGGTGTGATCTACCAGGCCAAACGGAAGGTAAAAAATATCCGGTGA
- a CDS encoding DegT/DnrJ/EryC1/StrS family aminotransferase, giving the protein MKVSSLDLKRQYESIREEINKAVLEVIASQSFVLGPFVESFENSIAKICSVKHAIGVSSGTDAILLALMACGIKNGDEVITTPFTFFATAGSIARLGAVPVFVDIDPATYNIDVSKIVPAVNKKTRAILPVHLYGQCADMDAILEIAHDNGLRVIEDAAQAIGAVYKGKNAGSLGDVGCFSFYPTKNLGGYGDGGLVTTNDDGLAEFVKILRVHGSKPKYYHSHIGINGRLDAIQAAILSVKLKYLDSWSEKRRKIAAYYHEHLKGLSIRLPQIEPRNIHIFHQYVIATSSRDALMKYLESKGIDTAIYYPIPLHLQKCFEYLGYKSGALPESERASHETLALPIFPEITQKEQDYVIYHIKNFIS; this is encoded by the coding sequence ATGAAAGTAAGTTCTTTGGATTTAAAGCGGCAGTATGAAAGTATTCGAGAGGAAATAAATAAAGCCGTTTTAGAGGTAATAGCCAGTCAGTCCTTTGTCCTCGGCCCTTTTGTCGAATCGTTTGAAAATAGCATAGCAAAAATTTGTTCTGTTAAACATGCCATTGGAGTATCTTCGGGTACAGATGCAATATTGTTAGCCTTAATGGCATGTGGTATTAAAAATGGTGATGAGGTTATTACGACACCGTTTACTTTCTTTGCAACGGCCGGCTCAATCGCGCGTTTAGGGGCCGTTCCTGTCTTTGTGGATATCGATCCCGCTACTTACAACATCGATGTAAGTAAGATAGTGCCGGCTGTAAATAAAAAAACTAGGGCGATCCTTCCTGTCCATCTGTATGGACAATGTGCCGACATGGATGCTATCCTTGAGATTGCACATGACAACGGATTAAGGGTTATTGAAGATGCCGCACAGGCCATAGGGGCAGTTTATAAAGGGAAAAATGCAGGATCTCTGGGAGATGTGGGGTGTTTTTCATTCTATCCCACAAAAAACCTTGGCGGTTATGGTGACGGGGGGCTTGTAACAACCAACGATGATGGATTGGCTGAGTTTGTTAAAATCTTAAGGGTGCATGGGTCGAAACCGAAGTATTATCATTCTCACATCGGCATTAACGGAAGGCTGGACGCCATCCAGGCTGCGATCCTGTCGGTGAAGCTGAAATACCTGGATAGCTGGTCCGAGAAACGCAGAAAGATTGCTGCATATTATCATGAACATTTAAAAGGATTATCCATTCGACTACCCCAGATAGAACCCCGCAATATCCATATATTTCATCAGTACGTAATAGCAACATCAAGCAGAGACGCATTGATGAAATATCTCGAGAGTAAAGGGATAGATACGGCTATTTATTACCCGATTCCCCTTCATTTGCAAAAATGTTTTGAGTACTTAGGGTACAAATCAGGTGCTTTACCAGAGTCTGAGAGAGCTTCTCATGAGACGTTAGCCCTGCCCATCTTTCCGGAGATTACCCAGAAAGAGCAGGATTATGTGATTTATCACATAAAAAATTTCATTTCGTAA